From a region of the Odocoileus virginianus isolate 20LAN1187 ecotype Illinois chromosome 19, Ovbor_1.2, whole genome shotgun sequence genome:
- the FAM229B gene encoding protein FAM229B, whose amino-acid sequence MPFRFGTQPRRFPVEGGDSSIGLEPGLSSSAACNGKEMSPTRQLRRCPGSHCLTITDVPITVYATMRKPPAQSSKDMRPK is encoded by the exons ATGCCTTTTCGGTTTGGGACTCAGCCAAGGAGGTTTCCAGTGGAAGGGGGAGATTCTTCAATTGGGCTGGAGCCTGGACTGAGCTCCAGTGCTGCCTGTAATGGGAAAGAGATGTCACCAACCAG gCAACTCCGAAGATGCCCTGGAAGTCATTGCCTGACCATAACCGATGTGCCCATCACTGTCTATGCAACAATGCGAAAGCCACCTGCACAAAGCAGCAAGGACATGCGTCCCAAATAG